Proteins encoded in a region of the Streptomyces sp. NBC_00258 genome:
- a CDS encoding serine hydrolase domain-containing protein, whose amino-acid sequence MPILSLLAVAGCAEASPSKPTATGAATAATVDCGRIAGNGRTFYESNPTYEDAVDDGADWSPTAPEAQGMDSTKLRTGLTKLGDNSSLFSVLVIRHDRLVAERYYHGSGAQRSNNVHSASKSILQALVHIAVAKGDIGSLDDPVADYLPEYFANGSADKKRITIRHMLNMRSGLDWTEDSTERQVEKTSNWVQAILDRPLKSVPGTTYNYSSGNTHVVSAVLQKATRMSTCQFAHQYLFGPMGITAEHWGRDPQGIFSGGYNVYLTPREMAKFGLLYLQDGKWAGRQLVPHDAVRAAQARTAQVDDTFAYSEGWWMNTVSERSTYFAWGYGGQFIYVIPSVDTVLVTSENTGNSSVNKEINPREFIRDHLLPAITGP is encoded by the coding sequence GTGCCGATTCTGTCGCTCCTGGCGGTGGCCGGGTGTGCCGAGGCGTCACCGTCGAAGCCGACAGCAACAGGGGCGGCCACGGCGGCGACCGTCGATTGCGGCCGGATCGCAGGTAACGGCCGGACGTTCTACGAGAGCAATCCGACGTACGAGGACGCCGTGGACGACGGTGCGGACTGGTCGCCGACCGCGCCGGAAGCGCAGGGGATGGATTCCACCAAGTTGCGGACGGGGCTGACCAAGCTGGGGGACAACTCGTCGTTGTTCAGCGTGCTGGTCATCCGGCACGACCGTCTCGTGGCTGAGCGGTACTACCACGGTAGTGGCGCACAGCGGAGCAACAACGTGCACTCGGCGTCGAAGAGCATCCTGCAGGCGCTGGTCCACATCGCCGTCGCGAAGGGTGACATCGGAAGCCTGGACGACCCGGTGGCCGACTACCTGCCGGAGTACTTCGCCAATGGGTCGGCGGATAAGAAAAGAATCACCATCCGGCACATGTTGAACATGAGGTCAGGCCTCGACTGGACAGAGGATTCGACCGAAAGGCAGGTCGAGAAGACGTCGAACTGGGTCCAGGCGATTCTCGACCGCCCCCTCAAGTCTGTCCCTGGCACGACGTACAACTACAGCAGCGGCAATACGCACGTCGTCTCGGCCGTGCTGCAGAAGGCCACCCGTATGAGCACCTGCCAGTTCGCCCACCAGTACCTATTCGGACCGATGGGCATCACGGCCGAGCATTGGGGCCGTGATCCGCAAGGCATCTTCTCCGGCGGCTACAACGTCTATCTGACGCCACGGGAAATGGCCAAGTTCGGTCTGCTCTACCTGCAGGACGGCAAGTGGGCCGGCCGGCAGCTCGTGCCACATGACGCGGTGCGGGCGGCGCAGGCCCGGACCGCCCAGGTCGACGACACATTCGCCTATTCCGAGGGTTGGTGGATGAACACCGTCTCCGAACGCTCGACGTACTTTGCCTGGGGATACGGCGGGCAGTTCATCTACGTGATCCCCAGCGTGGACACCGTGCTCGTGACGAGCGAGAACACCGGCAACAGCAGTGTCAACAAGGAGATCAACCCAAGGGAGTTCATTCGCGACCACCTGCTGCCCGCCATAACCGGACCCTGA
- a CDS encoding LysE family translocator: MHATFAAVGLSALVMSSAQALTVVKLLGGIYLIWLGVTTWRSTRRGAEPAVRRRWRSPWARLGGFGQGLWSDVLNPKAARTRRSTHLGSGVG, encoded by the coding sequence GTGCACGCAACGTTTGCCGCGGTTGGCCTGTCCGCCCTGGTCATGTCGTCGGCTCAGGCGTTGACGGTGGTGAAACTCCTGGGTGGCATCTATCTCATCTGGTTGGGCGTGACGACGTGGCGCTCCACGCGTCGCGGCGCCGAACCAGCGGTACGGAGGCGATGGCGCTCACCGTGGGCTCGACTCGGCGGGTTCGGTCAGGGGCTGTGGTCCGATGTCCTCAATCCGAAGGCGGCGCGCACACGGCGATCGACACACCTCGGTTCCGGCGTGGGATGA
- a CDS encoding LacI family DNA-binding transcriptional regulator — translation MEPRKRPGRTPAPAGRTSRPRQAEVARLAGVSQATVSLVLSPKPDGKGRIISEETRQRVLEAARSLGYVPDPAARRLAAARNNLLGVFSFTATFPTDVQHSYYPFLVGVEREAAALGYDLVLFTGSSTGGAGAAGPDALSRVRLADGCLFIGRHTPRVELKRLVEDGFPVVHLGRREELEGVAWVGADYVEATREVVGRLAELGHRRIVLVREDDDAPASADRQRGFLEGLEAAGLPSGPAAVYRSADPQRDLTPQRLRAWADEGVTAFVAEETDTGAAWRGLLSAVREAGLDCPSEVSLALLGSPPADLAGEPDPTGFDIPRPQLGAAAVRLLAALVAGEEAREPLVSCVFRPGLTAAPPRASS, via the coding sequence GTGGAACCCAGGAAGCGGCCCGGACGTACGCCCGCTCCGGCCGGTCGTACGTCGCGGCCCCGGCAGGCCGAGGTGGCTCGGCTCGCAGGGGTGTCCCAGGCGACCGTGTCCCTGGTGCTCTCCCCGAAGCCCGACGGCAAGGGACGCATCATCTCCGAGGAGACCCGGCAGCGGGTCCTGGAGGCGGCGCGCAGCCTCGGCTACGTGCCGGATCCGGCCGCCCGGCGGCTGGCCGCCGCCCGCAACAACCTGCTCGGCGTTTTCAGCTTCACCGCCACGTTCCCCACCGATGTGCAGCACTCGTACTATCCCTTCCTGGTAGGCGTGGAGCGCGAGGCGGCGGCGCTCGGCTATGACCTGGTGCTGTTCACCGGGTCGAGCACCGGCGGCGCGGGGGCCGCGGGTCCCGACGCCCTGAGCCGGGTCCGGCTCGCCGACGGCTGTCTCTTCATCGGTCGGCACACACCCCGGGTGGAGCTCAAGCGGCTGGTCGAGGACGGCTTCCCTGTCGTGCACCTGGGCCGCCGCGAGGAGTTGGAGGGCGTGGCATGGGTCGGCGCGGACTATGTCGAAGCCACACGTGAAGTCGTAGGCCGTCTGGCCGAGTTGGGGCATCGACGAATCGTCCTCGTCCGCGAGGACGACGACGCGCCCGCCTCGGCGGACCGTCAGCGCGGCTTCCTCGAAGGACTGGAGGCGGCAGGTCTGCCCTCCGGGCCCGCGGCCGTCTACCGGTCCGCGGATCCGCAGCGGGACCTCACACCTCAACGGCTGCGCGCCTGGGCCGATGAAGGAGTGACGGCCTTCGTCGCGGAGGAGACCGACACCGGGGCGGCCTGGCGAGGCTTGCTCTCCGCCGTGCGTGAGGCCGGCCTCGACTGCCCCTCGGAGGTGTCCCTCGCCCTGCTCGGCAGCCCGCCCGCGGACCTGGCGGGTGAGCCCGATCCGACCGGATTCGACATCCCCCGGCCGCAGTTGGGCGCCGCGGCCGTACGTCTGCTGGCCGCGCTCGTCGCGGGCGAGGAGGCGCGAGAGCCACTCGTCAGCTGTGTCTTCCGCCCGGGCCTGACTGCCGCACCGCCGCGCGCCAGTTCCTGA
- a CDS encoding FAD-dependent oxidoreductase, which yields MIPEADILVVGGGLGGVAAALAACRAGRSVVLTEETDWIGGQLTSQAVPPDEHPWVEQFGTTASYRRLREEIRSYYRHWYPLRAEALALTDLNPGAGRVSKLCHEPRVALAVLEGMLAPHRAAGRLTVLTEHRPVSAESDNDVVRSVTLKDLRDGTHRTLTARYVLDATETGELLHLAGVEHANGAEARAEFDEPHAPDEAQPLNQQGITVCFALSHHEGEDHTIDRPQDYGFWRSYRPSFWPGPLLGFEAPDPRTLEPVPRTFVPNPALDPLSVSADQSADAGDKELWGFRRILARKLHSPGAFDSDITLVNWPLNDYWLKPYIGQEAEALREARQLSLSLLYWLQTEAPRADGGTGFAGLRIRPDVTGTADGLAKAAYVRESRRIKAVTTVTEHDVAIDLVGPHGGTRHRDSVGVGSYRIDLHPSTGGDDYIDIGSVPFEIPLGALVPRRVRNLLPAGKNIGTTHITNGCYRLHPVEWNVGEVAGALAAHCVAEDVEPHQVQAEDKRFEEFARLLDHDGVQRHWPDVRGY from the coding sequence GTGATACCCGAAGCAGACATCCTCGTCGTGGGCGGCGGCCTCGGTGGCGTGGCCGCCGCACTCGCCGCCTGCCGGGCAGGACGCAGCGTCGTGCTCACCGAGGAGACGGACTGGATCGGCGGCCAGCTCACCAGCCAGGCCGTACCGCCCGACGAGCACCCGTGGGTCGAACAGTTCGGCACGACCGCCTCGTACCGGCGGCTGCGCGAGGAGATCCGGAGCTACTACCGCCACTGGTACCCGCTGCGGGCCGAGGCCCTGGCGCTCACCGACCTCAACCCTGGAGCCGGCCGCGTCAGCAAGCTCTGTCACGAACCGAGGGTCGCCCTCGCCGTCCTGGAGGGCATGCTCGCGCCACACCGGGCGGCGGGACGGCTGACCGTACTCACCGAGCACCGGCCGGTCTCCGCCGAGTCCGACAACGATGTCGTACGGTCGGTGACCCTCAAGGACCTGCGCGACGGGACACATCGCACCCTCACAGCGCGTTACGTCCTGGACGCCACCGAGACCGGCGAACTCCTCCACCTCGCGGGTGTCGAGCACGCGAACGGGGCCGAGGCGCGGGCCGAGTTCGACGAGCCGCACGCACCTGACGAGGCTCAGCCGCTCAACCAGCAGGGCATCACGGTCTGTTTCGCGCTCTCCCATCACGAGGGCGAGGACCACACGATCGACCGGCCGCAGGACTACGGCTTCTGGCGCAGCTACCGGCCCTCGTTCTGGCCCGGCCCGCTGCTGGGCTTCGAGGCGCCCGACCCGCGCACGCTGGAGCCGGTGCCGCGGACCTTCGTACCGAATCCAGCCCTCGACCCGCTCAGCGTCTCCGCCGACCAGAGCGCCGATGCCGGCGACAAGGAACTGTGGGGCTTTCGCCGCATCCTCGCCCGCAAGCTGCACTCCCCCGGCGCCTTCGATTCCGACATCACACTCGTCAACTGGCCGCTCAACGACTACTGGCTCAAGCCGTACATCGGCCAGGAGGCCGAAGCGCTGCGCGAGGCAAGGCAGTTGTCACTGTCCCTGTTGTACTGGCTGCAGACCGAGGCGCCGCGCGCGGACGGCGGCACCGGCTTCGCGGGCCTGCGGATCCGCCCGGACGTGACCGGCACTGCGGACGGCCTGGCCAAGGCGGCGTACGTCCGCGAGTCCCGTCGTATCAAGGCCGTCACCACGGTCACCGAGCACGACGTGGCGATCGACCTCGTCGGCCCGCACGGCGGCACGCGCCACCGCGACTCGGTGGGTGTCGGCAGCTACCGCATCGACCTGCACCCCTCGACAGGCGGCGACGACTACATCGACATCGGGTCCGTGCCGTTCGAGATCCCTCTCGGCGCGCTCGTGCCGCGTCGGGTGCGCAACCTGCTGCCCGCCGGCAAGAACATCGGCACAACCCACATCACCAACGGCTGCTACCGGCTCCACCCGGTGGAGTGGAACGTCGGCGAGGTCGCCGGTGCCCTGGCCGCGCACTGCGTCGCCGAGGACGTCGAGCCGCATCAGGTGCAGGCCGAGGACAAGCGGTTCGAGGAGTTCGCGCGGCTGCTCGACCACGACGGAGTGCAACGCCACTGGCCGGACGTACGCGGCTACTGA
- a CDS encoding hydantoinase/oxoprolinase family protein, whose amino-acid sequence MNTPRIRVGIDVGGTFTDAVAVDATTLELLGQIKVPTSHHHEDGVAHGIVEALDRLLEQTGCAPADVAFLAHGTTQATNALLEGDVATVGLIGIGTGPSAVLTRRLASFGKLELAPGKRLPLVYAHVTDPQDTADVRRAVEELKGEGAQVLVASQPFSVDRPEGEQAVLDTARPYGLPMTAAHEITSLYGLHKRTRTAVVNAAILPRMLATADLVDASITKAGVTAPLMVMRCDGGVMALDEMRRRPLLTVLSGPAAGVAGALMQERVSEGVFLETGGTSTDISVVRRGKVAVRHATILGKTSYLSALDVRTVGVGGGSMVRIGGGRVTGVGPRSAHIAGLPYACFASPDQLRDAKVDTVRPMEGDPADYAVIDAAGGRFAVTMTCAANALGRAPEGDFARCDPESARAAIAPLAAHLGTDVATAATRILDAGIAQVKTVVDAMIRDYRLDKDTAILVGGGGGAASVTPHLARTSGMEGRIARHNEVISPIGVALALVREQVERIVPGATQEQILAVRAEAERAVVAQGAAAEGVEVEVTVDPQTNTVRAVATGATELRTQDRSHRADDTERLRAAAASLKTDPAAVHVLAGTAAHTVYGTETHRRLRPTRRPIRIVDVDGVVRHHAADAHVETTTVAGAPEVLARLVGESTSYGDGGVRAPALRLLLGARIADLSGILDPQPLLALARSELRARAADEPVVAVLEVRS is encoded by the coding sequence ATGAACACACCCCGCATCCGCGTCGGCATCGACGTGGGCGGAACCTTCACCGACGCCGTAGCCGTGGACGCCACGACCCTCGAACTCCTGGGGCAGATCAAGGTCCCCACCAGCCACCATCACGAGGACGGCGTCGCACACGGCATCGTCGAGGCGCTCGACCGGCTCCTGGAGCAGACCGGCTGTGCCCCGGCCGACGTCGCCTTCCTGGCACACGGAACGACCCAGGCCACCAACGCCCTCCTGGAGGGCGACGTGGCGACCGTCGGACTGATCGGCATCGGGACCGGTCCCTCAGCGGTGCTCACCCGCCGCCTCGCGTCGTTCGGAAAGCTCGAACTCGCCCCCGGCAAGAGGCTTCCGCTCGTCTACGCGCACGTCACCGACCCTCAGGACACGGCAGACGTCCGCCGCGCGGTCGAGGAGCTGAAGGGCGAAGGCGCTCAAGTCCTCGTCGCCAGCCAGCCGTTCAGCGTCGACCGCCCCGAGGGTGAGCAGGCCGTCCTGGACACGGCACGGCCGTACGGGCTGCCGATGACCGCCGCGCACGAGATCACCTCGCTGTACGGGCTGCACAAGCGCACCCGTACCGCCGTGGTCAACGCGGCGATCCTGCCCCGCATGCTGGCCACCGCCGACCTGGTCGACGCCTCCATCACCAAGGCGGGCGTGACCGCGCCGCTGATGGTGATGCGCTGCGACGGCGGCGTGATGGCTCTCGACGAGATGCGCCGACGACCGCTCCTGACAGTTCTGTCGGGACCCGCTGCCGGTGTCGCGGGTGCGCTGATGCAGGAGCGGGTGAGCGAGGGTGTGTTCCTGGAGACCGGAGGCACTTCGACCGACATCAGTGTCGTACGTCGCGGCAAGGTCGCCGTCCGGCACGCCACCATCCTCGGCAAGACCTCGTATCTGAGCGCTCTCGACGTCCGCACGGTCGGCGTCGGCGGCGGCTCCATGGTGCGGATCGGCGGCGGCCGGGTGACGGGCGTGGGACCGCGCAGCGCCCACATCGCGGGGCTGCCGTACGCCTGCTTCGCCTCCCCCGACCAGCTGCGTGACGCCAAGGTGGACACGGTCCGGCCCATGGAAGGCGACCCCGCCGACTACGCCGTGATCGACGCGGCGGGCGGGCGATTCGCCGTCACCATGACCTGTGCCGCCAATGCCCTCGGCCGCGCCCCCGAGGGCGACTTCGCCCGCTGCGACCCCGAGAGCGCGCGTGCCGCGATCGCGCCGCTGGCCGCACATCTCGGCACCGACGTCGCGACCGCCGCGACGCGGATCCTCGACGCGGGCATCGCCCAGGTGAAGACGGTGGTGGACGCCATGATCCGCGACTACCGCCTCGACAAGGACACGGCGATCCTCGTCGGCGGGGGCGGCGGTGCCGCGTCGGTGACCCCGCACCTCGCTCGCACCAGCGGCATGGAGGGGCGGATCGCCCGCCACAACGAGGTCATCAGCCCCATCGGCGTCGCCCTCGCACTCGTACGGGAACAGGTCGAGCGGATCGTGCCCGGCGCCACGCAGGAGCAGATCCTCGCCGTCCGCGCCGAGGCGGAGCGGGCGGTCGTCGCCCAGGGCGCCGCCGCCGAAGGCGTCGAGGTCGAGGTCACCGTCGACCCGCAGACCAACACCGTACGCGCGGTCGCGACCGGCGCCACCGAACTGCGCACCCAGGACCGGTCCCACCGGGCCGACGACACCGAGCGGCTCCGTGCCGCGGCGGCCAGTCTCAAGACCGATCCGGCGGCGGTCCATGTCCTGGCGGGCACCGCCGCCCACACCGTCTACGGCACGGAGACACACCGCCGCCTGCGGCCGACCCGTCGGCCCATACGGATCGTCGACGTGGACGGCGTAGTACGCCACCACGCCGCCGACGCCCATGTGGAGACCACCACCGTGGCCGGCGCCCCGGAGGTGCTCGCCCGGCTGGTGGGCGAGTCCACCTCGTACGGCGACGGCGGGGTGCGCGCTCCCGCCCTGCGGCTGCTGCTCGGCGCCCGCATCGCCGACCTGTCCGGCATCCTCGATCCTCAGCCTCTGCTCGCGCTGGCCCGCAGTGAGCTGCGGGCCCGAGCGGCCGACGAGCCGGTGGTCGCGGTCCTGGAGGTGCGGTCATGA
- a CDS encoding TRAP transporter large permease subunit, with the protein MGVVILLVMAAGVALMLTRRLPTAFALTLLAVAIAFLAGAPFTGKNSVLDTVLQEGAPALAATMIAIILGSWLGKLLDETGIAGTLVRKIVEFGGDRPTVVALGVLAVSALVGTVTGSAPAAMLAGIIGIPAMIAVGVPKVTAAGTVLMGIAVGIPFELPLWQFFSTALDLPIPTVRGFMVKLFPFALAAALAFVLVETRRRGTEHAWSLKSVDTKPRSRREQLGDAPWYALLAPAVPLVLALGFELAIIPSLLAGVLYALVTTTRPGGMNKRLLRTLYGGFEVAAPPLVLFVAIGILLAAVKLPGAVDALEPLVKAVSPHNPVVFVLVFTLLVPLCLYRGPLNVFGLGAGIAGVLIATGIYPAVAVLGMATSYNQVFGVADPTSTQTVWSAQYAGVSPQQVMVRTLPYVWAVALGGLCVTATTYL; encoded by the coding sequence ATGGGTGTCGTCATCCTTCTCGTCATGGCGGCCGGCGTCGCCCTGATGCTCACCCGCAGACTGCCCACCGCCTTCGCGCTGACCCTGCTCGCCGTCGCCATCGCCTTTCTCGCCGGGGCACCGTTCACCGGCAAGAACAGCGTGCTGGACACCGTCCTCCAGGAAGGCGCGCCGGCCCTGGCCGCCACCATGATCGCCATCATTCTGGGCTCCTGGCTGGGCAAGCTCCTCGACGAGACCGGCATCGCGGGCACACTCGTCCGCAAGATCGTCGAGTTCGGCGGTGACCGACCCACCGTGGTCGCTCTCGGCGTCCTCGCCGTGTCCGCACTCGTCGGTACGGTGACCGGTTCGGCACCCGCCGCCATGCTCGCCGGCATCATCGGCATCCCCGCCATGATCGCCGTCGGCGTGCCCAAGGTGACCGCCGCGGGCACGGTGCTGATGGGCATCGCCGTGGGCATCCCTTTCGAGCTGCCGCTGTGGCAGTTCTTCTCCACCGCGCTGGACCTGCCGATCCCGACCGTGCGTGGCTTCATGGTGAAGCTCTTCCCGTTCGCCCTGGCCGCCGCCCTCGCGTTCGTCCTCGTCGAGACACGACGACGGGGCACCGAGCACGCCTGGTCGCTCAAGTCCGTTGACACGAAGCCTCGTTCACGACGCGAGCAGCTGGGCGACGCGCCCTGGTACGCACTGCTAGCCCCCGCCGTCCCGCTCGTCCTCGCCCTGGGCTTCGAACTCGCCATCATCCCCTCGCTGTTGGCGGGCGTCCTGTACGCGCTGGTCACCACGACCCGGCCCGGCGGGATGAACAAGCGGCTGCTGCGCACCCTGTACGGCGGCTTCGAGGTGGCCGCTCCGCCGCTCGTCCTGTTCGTCGCCATCGGCATCCTGCTCGCGGCCGTGAAACTGCCCGGTGCCGTGGACGCGCTCGAACCGCTCGTCAAGGCCGTCAGCCCGCACAACCCCGTGGTGTTCGTCCTCGTCTTCACTCTCCTGGTCCCGCTGTGCCTCTACCGCGGCCCCCTCAACGTGTTCGGGCTCGGCGCGGGCATCGCCGGCGTCCTCATCGCCACCGGCATCTACCCCGCGGTCGCCGTCCTCGGCATGGCCACCTCGTACAACCAGGTCTTCGGCGTCGCCGACCCCACCAGCACACAGACCGTGTGGAGCGCCCAGTACGCGGGCGTTTCTCCCCAGCAGGTCATGGTGCGCACCCTGCCGTACGTCTGGGCGGTCGCCCTCGGCGGCCTGTGCGTGACCGCGACCACCTACCTCTGA
- a CDS encoding dihydrofolate reductase family protein yields MSLARVHNFSISLDGFGTGEGQSQDEPFGHAGERLHEWMFTTGFWHEMTGQAGGTGGLDDAFARQFNDGVGAEIMGAGKFGPPGWHEDPEWKGWWGPNPPFHTPTFVLTHHPRPSIEMEGGTTFHFLDASPAEALETARAAAGGQDVRIGGGPTVIRDFLAAGLVDRMHIVVVPILLGRGVRLLDGLEGIEKDYEVEAVSSPGGVTHVTFTRAGR; encoded by the coding sequence ATGTCACTCGCCCGCGTCCACAACTTCTCCATCTCGCTCGACGGCTTCGGCACCGGTGAGGGTCAGAGCCAGGACGAACCGTTCGGCCACGCCGGCGAAAGGCTGCACGAGTGGATGTTCACCACCGGGTTCTGGCACGAGATGACCGGCCAGGCCGGCGGGACCGGCGGTCTCGACGACGCCTTCGCGAGGCAGTTCAACGACGGGGTCGGCGCCGAGATCATGGGCGCCGGGAAGTTCGGCCCGCCCGGCTGGCACGAGGACCCGGAGTGGAAGGGGTGGTGGGGGCCGAACCCGCCGTTCCACACACCGACCTTCGTCCTCACCCATCACCCTCGCCCGTCGATCGAGATGGAGGGCGGCACGACGTTCCACTTCCTCGACGCCTCGCCCGCCGAGGCGCTCGAGACGGCCCGCGCAGCGGCGGGCGGCCAGGACGTACGTATCGGCGGCGGGCCCACCGTGATCCGCGACTTCCTTGCTGCCGGGCTCGTCGACCGCATGCACATCGTGGTGGTCCCGATCCTGCTCGGCCGAGGTGTACGCCTCTTGGACGGACTGGAGGGCATCGAGAAGGACTACGAGGTCGAAGCAGTCTCCTCGCCCGGCGGAGTCACGCATGTGACGTTCACCCGTGCGGGTCGCTGA
- a CDS encoding SDR family NAD(P)-dependent oxidoreductase, with protein sequence MRLDLTGRTALVTGSTQGIGAAIAAGLARAGARVGVNGRDLGRVEESIQQLKSEVPDGDFVPVAADVTSEAGAAGAREALPDVDILINNLGIFGAKDPMEITDDEWRRYFEVNVLAAVRLTRTYLPRMIEQGWGRVQYIASDSAVVIPAEMIHYGVSKTALLAVGRGFAKQAAGTGVTVNSVIAGPTHTAGVEDFVYQLVDRDLPWDEAQRAFMRQHRPQSLLQRLIEPEEIANMVVYLSSDLASATTGGALRVDGGYVDSILP encoded by the coding sequence ATGCGCCTGGACCTCACAGGCCGGACCGCTCTGGTGACGGGATCCACCCAGGGCATCGGAGCCGCGATCGCGGCCGGACTCGCACGGGCCGGCGCCCGGGTCGGAGTCAACGGACGCGACCTGGGCAGGGTCGAGGAGTCCATCCAACAGCTCAAATCCGAAGTGCCGGACGGCGACTTCGTTCCGGTCGCCGCCGACGTCACGTCCGAGGCGGGCGCCGCCGGCGCCCGGGAGGCCCTGCCGGACGTCGACATCCTCATCAACAATCTCGGCATCTTCGGCGCCAAGGACCCGATGGAGATCACGGATGACGAATGGCGTCGCTACTTCGAGGTGAACGTGCTGGCAGCTGTGCGTCTCACCCGCACCTACCTGCCGCGGATGATCGAACAGGGGTGGGGCCGCGTCCAATACATCGCCAGCGACTCCGCCGTGGTGATCCCCGCCGAGATGATCCACTATGGCGTGTCGAAGACCGCCCTCCTCGCGGTCGGCCGCGGCTTCGCCAAGCAGGCCGCAGGGACCGGCGTCACCGTGAATTCCGTCATCGCCGGCCCTACCCATACCGCCGGCGTGGAGGATTTCGTCTACCAACTCGTCGACCGCGACCTGCCCTGGGACGAGGCACAGCGAGCCTTCATGCGACAACACCGCCCACAGTCGCTGCTGCAGCGCCTGATCGAACCCGAGGAGATCGCCAACATGGTGGTGTACCTGAGCTCCGACCTGGCGTCCGCGACCACGGGCGGCGCACTGCGGGTCGATGGCGGGTACGTCGATTCCATCCTCCCCTGA
- a CDS encoding aldo/keto reductase, with translation MHEQDSAPSGNSTGHGRRGFLSAAALAATSLVAVTGAAPAQAHAASPATGTGAPVRGRNHVTAAITQSGHRRLGSLKVSGIGLGTQTMPGNLYGPVTSRKDMVALIRTAVDQGVTFFDTAEAYGPFESERIVGDALRPVRDKVVIASKFGWDIDPDTGARNGLNSRPDHIRRAVDGMLKRLRTDHIDLLYQHRVDPTVPIEDVADTVKDLVAQGKVLHWGLSEPGLQTVRRAHAILPLTAIQNEYSTLWRGPEEQVLPLCEELGIGFVCWAPLGMGFTTGTMSPYTRFAEGDRRTAFPRNSRDNLAANMPLVQLLQDWAVRKGATPAQIDLAWLLAQKPWIVPIPSTTRLSHLLENIGAEEVRFSPDELQELNSAVARITIHGDRLPPEALAMTGVEAPPR, from the coding sequence ATGCACGAACAGGACAGCGCGCCGAGCGGCAACTCGACCGGCCACGGCCGTCGCGGCTTCCTGAGCGCGGCCGCACTCGCAGCGACCTCGTTGGTGGCCGTGACGGGAGCCGCACCGGCGCAGGCCCATGCAGCATCGCCGGCCACGGGCACCGGGGCTCCCGTCCGCGGTCGCAATCACGTGACCGCGGCCATCACACAGTCCGGTCACCGCAGGCTCGGCTCCTTGAAGGTCTCCGGCATCGGCCTCGGCACGCAGACCATGCCGGGCAACCTTTACGGTCCGGTCACCAGCCGCAAGGACATGGTCGCCCTCATCCGGACAGCCGTCGACCAGGGGGTGACCTTCTTCGACACGGCCGAGGCGTACGGGCCGTTCGAGTCGGAACGGATCGTCGGCGACGCCCTCCGGCCCGTCCGCGACAAGGTGGTGATCGCGTCCAAGTTCGGCTGGGACATCGACCCGGACACCGGGGCACGCAACGGCCTGAACAGCCGCCCGGACCACATCCGCCGAGCCGTCGACGGCATGCTGAAGCGCCTCAGGACGGACCACATCGACCTGCTCTACCAGCACCGGGTCGATCCCACCGTCCCGATCGAGGACGTCGCGGACACGGTGAAGGACCTCGTGGCCCAGGGCAAGGTGCTGCACTGGGGCCTCTCCGAGCCTGGTCTGCAGACCGTCCGCCGGGCCCACGCGATCCTGCCGCTCACCGCGATCCAGAACGAGTACTCCACGCTCTGGCGCGGACCGGAGGAGCAGGTCCTGCCGCTGTGTGAAGAACTCGGCATCGGCTTCGTGTGCTGGGCACCTCTGGGCATGGGCTTCACAACCGGCACGATGAGTCCGTACACCCGGTTCGCGGAGGGAGACCGCCGGACCGCGTTCCCCCGCAACAGCCGGGACAACCTGGCCGCCAACATGCCACTCGTGCAACTGCTCCAGGACTGGGCCGTACGCAAGGGCGCCACACCCGCCCAGATCGACCTCGCCTGGCTGCTGGCCCAGAAGCCGTGGATCGTACCGATACCCAGCACCACCCGGCTGTCCCACCTCCTGGAGAACATCGGCGCCGAAGAAGTCCGCTTCAGCCCCGACGAACTCCAGGAGCTGAACTCCGCCGTCGCGCGCATCACCATCCATGGCGACCGCCTTCCGCCGGAGGCCCTCGCCATGACGGGTGTCGAAGCACCGCCCCGCTGA